A stretch of Arctopsyche grandis isolate Sample6627 chromosome 9, ASM5162203v2, whole genome shotgun sequence DNA encodes these proteins:
- the Gr21a gene encoding gustatory receptor 21a isoform X2, which translates to MKYTEKFGKTSLEMERALDPGLVHPQITDNDGYLLEKHDSFYHTTKSLLVLFQIMGVMPIMRVPYEKKTAIRTTYKWISVATFWAYIIWGLESVVVITVARDRLGTFMNSSEKKFDEVIYNVIFISILIPHFLLPIASWRHGPQVAIFKNMWTHYQLKFYRVTGTPIVFPNLYVLTWVLCFVAWGLSAGIILSQFYLQDDFAFWHTFAYYHILAMLNGFCSLWYINCTAFGTASRGLAANLQKAIESDNPSLKLVEYRHLWVDLSHMMQQLGRAYSNMYGIYCLVIFFTTIMSLYGSLSEIVEHGLSYKEMGLFVLSGYCMGLLFIICNEAYHASRKVGYEFQTRLLNVNLAALDYNAQKEVEMFLIAIDKNPPIMNLNQYANINRELITSNISFLATYLVVLMQFKLTLLRQAAKNKVNMPPIVPGNVTGTH; encoded by the exons atgaaatacaccgaaaaattTGGAAAAACGAGTCTGGAAATGGAACGAG CTTTGGATCCTGGGCTTGTACACCCTCAGATAACTGATAACGATGGCTATTTGCTGGAAAAGCATGACAGTTTCTATCATACAACCAAGAGTTTGTTGGTGCTCTTTCAAATTATGGGTGTTATGCCCATCATGAGAGTTCCATAcg AGAAAAAAACCGCAATTAGGACAACCTACAAATGGATTTCAGTTGCCACATTCTGGGCATATATAATATGGGGCCTTGAAAGTGTTGTAGTCATTACAG tgGCTAGAGATCGTTTAGGCACATTTATGAATAGCTCCGAAAAAAAGTTCGACGAAGTCATCTACAATGTTATATTTATCAGTATTCTCATTCCACATTTTCTGCTACCGATTGCCTCTTGGAGGCATGGACCTCAAGTAGCCATCTTCAAGAACATGTGGACGCACTATCAG CTCAAATTCTACCGAGTAACTGGTACACCGATAGTGTTTCCAAACTTATACGTTTTAACTTGGGTTTTGTGCTTCGTAGCTTGGGGTCTCAGTGCCGGCATTATACTGTCGCAATTCTATCTGCAAGATGATTTTGCTTTCTGGCATACATTCGCTTACTATCACATACTTGCCATGTTGAACGGATTCTGTTCTCTCTG GTATATAAATTGCACTGCTTTTGGAACTGCCTCAAGAGGTTTGGCAGCCAATTTGCAAAAAGCCATAGAGAGCGATAATCCATCTTTGAAATTGGTAGAATATCGTCATTTATGGGTCGACCTGTCCCACATGATGCAGCAATTAG GTCGAGCCTATTCGAATATGTACGGTATATACTGCTTGGTCATCTTCTTTACAACGATCATGTCGCTTTACGGATCACTGTCTGAAATTGTAGAACATGGTTTGAGCTATAAAGAAATGGGATTGTTTGTGCTTAGTGGTTATTGTATGGGTCTACTTTTTATCATTTGCAATGAGGCATATCACGCTTCCAGAAAG GTTGGATATGAATTTCAAACGCGTTTGCTCAACGTAAATTTGGCTGCTTTGGATTACAATGCACAAAAAGAGGTTGAAATGTTTTTGATAGCCATTGATAAAAATCCACCAATAATGAATCTGAATCAATATGCCAATATCAATAGAGAGCTCATTACTTCA aaTATATCTTTTCTAGCGACGTATTTGGTCGTTTTGATGCAATTTAAATTGACTCTTCTGAGACAAGCAGCTAAAAACAAAGTAAATATGCCCCCCATTGTTCCCGGCAATGTGACAGGAACTCACTAA
- the Kdsr gene encoding 3-ketodihydrosphingosine reductase — translation MILDSKVPNYQMIIVGCIIAIIGAYYLKKWFSRKPMNLKGNHVLILGGSSGIGLSVAEEVLGLGAIVTIAARDAVKLERAAAKIISKHPGSQQRVHTLSLDVNKGLEVIKEAISEAEGKAGVVSMLVSCAGTAICGRLEDVSEKDVRHMNDLNFLGSLWAVRTVLPSMKTRGEGSIVLVSTQAALLGVYGYSAYGATKWAVRGLGEAILMEVIGTGVNVTICYPPDTDTPGFEIEEASKPPETKLISGSGGLFSPNVVAKQLISDALSGKPYSAVGFEGWLLKTYTGLSSLDPIDIIVQLFCLIPIRIIFLGYQLYFNYIICKLRKEKNTNKKAK, via the exons ATGATATTAGACTCGAAAGTGCCAAATTATCAAATGATTATAGTTGGATGTATAATAGCTATAATAGGTGCATACTATCTAAAGAAATGGTTCAGTCGAAAGCCGATGAATTTGAAGGGCAACCACGTCCTCATATTGGGTGGATCCAGCGGCATTGGCTTATCGGTAGCTGAGGAAGTTTTGGGCTTGGGTGCAATTGTGACGATTGCTGCTAGAGACGCTGTCAAATTAGAACGAGCGGCAGCTAAAATCATATCGAAACATCCTGGGTCACAGCAACGAGTGCATACTCTATCATTGGACGTTAATAAAGGTTTGGAGGTAATTAAAGAAGCTATCTCCGAAGCGGAAGGAAAGGCTGGAGTTGTATCTATGCTAGTAAGTTGTGCTGGAACGGCCATATGCGGAAGGCTAGAGGATGTTTCTGAGAAAGACGTGCGACATATGAATGACCTTAATTTCTTAGGGTCTTTGTGGGCTGTGAGAACTGTGTTGCCCTCGATGAAAACTAGAGGTGAAGGTTCTATCGTACTCGTATCTACTCAAGCAGCTCTTCTAG GTGTATACGGATATAGTGCATACGGAGCTACAAAATGGGCCGTGAGAGGATTGGGCGAAGCTATTCTAATGGAAGTCATCGGGACAGGAGTCAACGTTACCATTTGCTATCCACCAGATACCGATACACCGGGATTCGAAATTGAAGAAGCTTCTAAGCCGCCGGAAACTAAATTGATATCTGGAAGTGGCGGTTTGTTTTCTCCGAATGTGGTTGCTAAACAACTCATCTCTGATGCTTTG agtGGAAAACCATATTCGGCTGTAGGATTTGAAGGATGGTTATTGAAGACTTATACCGGACTATCTTCGTTAGACCCTATCGACATTATTGTGCAACTGTTTTGTTTGATACCTATTCGAATCATTTTCCTTGGTTATCaactttatttcaattatattatttgcaaattacgaaaagaaaaaaataccaaCAAAAAGGCCAAATAA
- the Gr21a gene encoding gustatory receptor 21a isoform X1, translating into MHNLNTQENGYKSNYAQNPNQRQQIDNLKKVNDNNGGNALDPGLVHPQITDNDGYLLEKHDSFYHTTKSLLVLFQIMGVMPIMRVPYEKKTAIRTTYKWISVATFWAYIIWGLESVVVITVARDRLGTFMNSSEKKFDEVIYNVIFISILIPHFLLPIASWRHGPQVAIFKNMWTHYQLKFYRVTGTPIVFPNLYVLTWVLCFVAWGLSAGIILSQFYLQDDFAFWHTFAYYHILAMLNGFCSLWYINCTAFGTASRGLAANLQKAIESDNPSLKLVEYRHLWVDLSHMMQQLGRAYSNMYGIYCLVIFFTTIMSLYGSLSEIVEHGLSYKEMGLFVLSGYCMGLLFIICNEAYHASRKVGYEFQTRLLNVNLAALDYNAQKEVEMFLIAIDKNPPIMNLNQYANINRELITSNISFLATYLVVLMQFKLTLLRQAAKNKVNMPPIVPGNVTGTH; encoded by the exons atgcATAATTTAAATACTCAAGAAAATGGGTACAAATCCAATTACGCCCAAAATCCCAATCAGAGACAGCAGATAGATAATTTGAAGAAAGTTAATGACAACAATGGAGGaaatg CTTTGGATCCTGGGCTTGTACACCCTCAGATAACTGATAACGATGGCTATTTGCTGGAAAAGCATGACAGTTTCTATCATACAACCAAGAGTTTGTTGGTGCTCTTTCAAATTATGGGTGTTATGCCCATCATGAGAGTTCCATAcg AGAAAAAAACCGCAATTAGGACAACCTACAAATGGATTTCAGTTGCCACATTCTGGGCATATATAATATGGGGCCTTGAAAGTGTTGTAGTCATTACAG tgGCTAGAGATCGTTTAGGCACATTTATGAATAGCTCCGAAAAAAAGTTCGACGAAGTCATCTACAATGTTATATTTATCAGTATTCTCATTCCACATTTTCTGCTACCGATTGCCTCTTGGAGGCATGGACCTCAAGTAGCCATCTTCAAGAACATGTGGACGCACTATCAG CTCAAATTCTACCGAGTAACTGGTACACCGATAGTGTTTCCAAACTTATACGTTTTAACTTGGGTTTTGTGCTTCGTAGCTTGGGGTCTCAGTGCCGGCATTATACTGTCGCAATTCTATCTGCAAGATGATTTTGCTTTCTGGCATACATTCGCTTACTATCACATACTTGCCATGTTGAACGGATTCTGTTCTCTCTG GTATATAAATTGCACTGCTTTTGGAACTGCCTCAAGAGGTTTGGCAGCCAATTTGCAAAAAGCCATAGAGAGCGATAATCCATCTTTGAAATTGGTAGAATATCGTCATTTATGGGTCGACCTGTCCCACATGATGCAGCAATTAG GTCGAGCCTATTCGAATATGTACGGTATATACTGCTTGGTCATCTTCTTTACAACGATCATGTCGCTTTACGGATCACTGTCTGAAATTGTAGAACATGGTTTGAGCTATAAAGAAATGGGATTGTTTGTGCTTAGTGGTTATTGTATGGGTCTACTTTTTATCATTTGCAATGAGGCATATCACGCTTCCAGAAAG GTTGGATATGAATTTCAAACGCGTTTGCTCAACGTAAATTTGGCTGCTTTGGATTACAATGCACAAAAAGAGGTTGAAATGTTTTTGATAGCCATTGATAAAAATCCACCAATAATGAATCTGAATCAATATGCCAATATCAATAGAGAGCTCATTACTTCA aaTATATCTTTTCTAGCGACGTATTTGGTCGTTTTGATGCAATTTAAATTGACTCTTCTGAGACAAGCAGCTAAAAACAAAGTAAATATGCCCCCCATTGTTCCCGGCAATGTGACAGGAACTCACTAA